The DNA region CCCCTTACCCGAGAGCCAGAGCCACCCAGGCAGAGCTTTGCCCACGTGATAAACAACTCCATGGCAGGTTGCTCTGGATGCTCTTGATTTtggctttcttcctttttcccaggactggaagtcttttttttttttctcaggatttGGCACAAGGGACCTGTAGGAGAAACCTGTGACAACAGTACAATGTCCCTGAGGATGCTGCAGGCTCAGATGTCTCTCAAGGGCTCATCAGCTGCCGTGATTTGGTTGTGCAAAGGATGCGCTCTCTCCTTCTCACTCCAGTTGCACAGGTATGccacaggataaaaaaaaattccactgacAGACACATTGACTGGCAAAACCCCTTCAAGCACAGCAACATGGGCAGTTCCTTatatttctcctctcctttcagtAGCTGACATGCCCCAAATTTGTCTACTTCCTGAATTATTTATCTGCTGCTATTAGTAAGGTTTCATGTTCCTTCTTTCCTTATGGGGAGCAGTGAAGCATGGGGCCAGGtgtctgcccagcctgtatcccATCTCTCACCATCGCCAGACACGAATGCTTACGAAGAAGCACGTATAATTATTCTTACCCTATAAGCAAATTCATTCCcactaaatatttccttttccatgTCTTCTTCCCTTGTGGGATAAACACTTTTTCCCCTGTTAAGTTCACCGTGCTCAAGCTTAAGTAATTTTTGATGGGTATCTATGTGCTTTCTGGTTACATCATGATGTACTTATGACcgcatgcttttttttttgcaattcagACAGGTTCAGAATGAGCCTGCAAGGTGGAAGCATGTCTCAGCCCCTACACCCCCTCTGTGCAGCATCACATGTTGCTGAGCCCACTTGATTCCTCCTGCGTTAAATATAAGTGCAGGAGCTTCCTAACTGCGTCTCCTGCTGTTGCCGGCTCTGCAACTTGGAACAGGTTAGGTTCCCTCCTGAATTCTCTCGTTATTAATATCACAAACCAAGCTGTTCTGAGAGCGGTGTCCCATTAATCATGTTAGCTCTGCTGCAGTTTTCACCTCGCTTCCTCTTCCTGCGCCTGAACAGTCTTCAGTAACATTCGACTCTGTGGGTAATGCTCAGTTAAAATCAGCAGGTCTGCTAGGGCAGGGAAGGTCCCTGACCTGAGCAAGCTGGGGACAAGCAAAGGTGGGACAAGTGTGCGTCCACACGGCCACAGCTGCATTACAGCATGAAAAAATGTGCTACACCAGCGGACgggaggagggactgaggggAGGAGAGCTACCCCCCCTCAAATCTTCACCACTAAACTTGAATTTTCCAGAGTGCTGACGACACCGGAGAGACACAGCAAAAATGAAGATAGCTAATAAAATACGAGGTCAGCTCAGCAGCTCGTGTGAGTCAGCACCaatgtgggcagcaggtctggtCAGAGATTTCCGATGCCTACCTGGGCTCTGTTCGCGTTTGAGGGCActgcttccttttgttctcttCCTTCCTATGTTTAATTCTGCTGTGTGTTACAAGCAAAGGTCTTAATCACTCTGAGTAACGACCTTTGGGTTACCTAACAAAGGGCCAAAAGATGCTTACATAGCATTTTCCGAAAAATCTGCCTCCAACACCATCCTATTGCCCGAATCCCTCGAGGGCATATTGTGTGTTTCTAGGTGCTGGCTCTCAGAGACGCAGTAACGCAGCATCCCTGCAGCTAACCCAAACCTTCCCTCTTCCATCCAATACCCTTTTCAACTTTCTATCCTTTGCCATCATCTTTGCCCCCGTCAGAgatgggtgttttgttttgcctttatccctttgcattttacaaaagcccttccccagctgcttggCTGCATCCAGCAGCATCCATCGGCATCCAGCAGCCGAATCAGCTGCTCAGCCCTGCAGTGTGAGTGCCACCACACAGGACCGAGCTCCACCTGGCTTGTCCCACAGCTGCACTCCCTTGTACCTGCCGCTTTGCTGGTGTGCTGCAGCTTTCATCCGTAAGCAAACGTTTTCCAGCGATTTCTGCTGAGTCAGAGAACGCCTCTGTGagggctgctgcttctccacGTGGGAACGCGCTTCTGGGGAATAATTACAGAGAGTTTAAACAGAGATGTTTGCAGCCAAATTGCTTCACATTCAGGCTCCTGGCCAGGAAGGCAGAACCCAAAAGCTGCTCGTTGGCGCTGTGAGAAAATACCTCACACCTGCGCCCATCATGGGCGTGCATCTCCCGTGGGCTAAGATCACTCCTTACACGGCAGCGCCCCGGCACTGGGTGCTGAAAGACGGTGTGCTCACAGCTTGGCGGGTCCAGCGAAGAGACCTGCTTCAAAAATTAGCCAGCTTGCACTTACCGAGCATCCCTGTGCATGCCTTCTTCTCCAGGCCATGCCCACCAAAGGATTTTTGTGTGTCCCCCCAGCTGGATTTGGGAATGTGCTGCGTGGCAGAAAGCCAGTCCCTGCAAAGCTGCAGTCCTGCAAGGTAGATGATGGAAGCACACTGCTAGTAACTTTCCCCCCTAAATTCTGAGGCATATTTTAAGGTTGTGAAACGTATTGACTCTGAAATAGAGATAAGAACTGGAGTAGACACAAACAGCGTAGGCGTTACACCCGTTTTTTTTGCAACTCCCACTCTGTTGTAAAAATAGTACAGCAAGGAGCACGCTGCTCTGTGCCATCCTTCAGGGACCAAACGATGATGGGACCACGTGTCTGGACATCAGCGGACTGAAccagaagcagagctgggacaTAAGGCACAGGCAGAGGTGCTGAACCCTTCCTGTTCCTTAAAATCGATGGAGGTCTtaccaaaaaatcaaattaaataattttaaatgttattgaaatacaaaaaaagtagtaatatCATTCCAAAGTGCTGCAAAAATACATTGCACTGAGCTAGAGTGCTTTCCATCGAGAAAAGGGACAAGGGGAAGCCGCAGCAGGGTATCCCTGCATCCGCTCAGTTTCTGTTCACATTGCACACAACGCACCTGGTCTTTAGGCCACACCTGCGCCGTAATTCCTAACTGCCCTTAATTCTTTTGCAATTCTAAACCGGAGCAAAATACACTTAATTAGGTGCAGACCAGTTGCAGAAATCAGATAAGACttgctggcaggcagctgcttCCAGGAGATGTGTCTCCTGACGGATGGGGACGTTGTGCAACTCGGGGAGAGCATCACCCAGATGTGGGCTGGCGGTGGGGAGGGCGCTTGCGATAAGATGCGAGGGTGTCACCTCGGCGGAAGAGAAGCTTGCAGACGGCGGCGGTGGTGGCTTTCCGACCCAGGAGATAGTCACTGGAGCCCCCCACGGCAGGACAGGGTGAGTACCCACCGATGCTTCTCCTGAGGGACCCAGCAGTGGGGCAGCAGCACAGCGGGGATTTGCAGGAGCAAGTCACCATTCTGCACTGAAACCTGCCTTGAACAACCCTCCTCTGCTCCATTCcctacttttttttctccaaaacagagaGGGAGAGTTCTGATCAGCCTCTCCGTTGATTGCTAAGGCAGGGACAGTTCTAAGGATCAAGGTTTTTGGCTCTTTTCTAGCCCAGGAGGCATTTTGGGCAGGGATTACTGCTTTTGTTGTCTGAAAAGCAGATTCATCTCCTGGTGTGCAACAGGTCAATAATCACACTCAGGAGAGACACTGCTTATTTATTTCAGGGATGCACAAGCCTAGGTGCTCAGTgttttcccacaaatcaagcacaccagtGGGACTTTTCAcgctatatttatacacaaaacttgcagagttaatAATTTTCTAAATCCATCTTCTCTAtgatgattggttagtaatttacatacaattataatactgctgataCTTCTACTACTAcggatgctcaggggaagggtcttcaccaGGGCAAGGGTCTTCCTGACCTATAggcatgatttttagtattataatgagtTCAACTCATTAGTATTATAATATAGTTCAGCTCATTTAGTATTATAATATAGTTCAGCTaaggatacatggaccttgagtttgcttgccaagttggtGATGTGCcctcttcaaggtctaattgCTCCAGGCTGTCCTTGCTCAAGGAAAACTATCTACTTCTTGTTCTGATTGGGGATGGCTTTGGCTTTAACATAGACAAGGAACATCTTTCTTGACGGAagcataatattgctacattgttctaAATGTTTAATCTTCAATGCTTTCATGGCAATTAGCATGAATAACATCTCTGCATAAATGTTAGAGATGTTTTGGTGAGGCTGAAGCAGCTCTTCAGACCCCAGTTTGGGGGAGCTGTAGGATATGGTAGCAGCACCTCACCataaataattgtatttatttacaaTGGTCATTAATCATATTTGCTCACTCACCCTGTGCTGCAGTTGAGTTTAATGGGACACGAGGCTGAAAACAAAAAGTGGGTTAAgttggaggagaaaagggaagaggaatggGCTTTAGGTTTGGACATAAAGTTAAAAAAGTGggggaaatgtgttttttcctccagttgaggtttttttcctgctgtactCTGTGTTTGGGACCCCTTGAGTGCACAGTGCTGACCTGCTCCCAGCCGGGGTGGTGGTGGCCCTGTATTTTGGGGTGGGATTTTGCAGCAACGGCACAAAGGTGTGCAAAGGTGCAAAAGACAGTGCCTACAGACAACAGCATCCATAGCAGCTGACCCTGCCCTCTGCTCTCCCGCAGCCACCGGCATGGATTACGATGACACCGTCACCGCTGAGGTCTGCAAGGAGGACGACATTGGGGATGGAGAGTGAGTACCCAGCAGGGAGGGAGCCCAGGGCCTGGCCTGCTGCCATgagtcctgcaggcagcaggggtGGCATCGCCATGGCAACAGCTGCCATGTTGGCGGCCGCCATGTTGCTGGTTGAAGGAGCGGCATATTGGCTGCAAGGGGCCAAGCCTTGGCTCCCCAGGGTGCCCACCTCTCCACCTCTCCCGCAGGCTCTGTGAGGTGATGGTGGCTGGTTACCCAGTGCTGCTGGTGAGGAACAGGAAGGAGTTCAGTGCCCTGGGCAGCAGGTGCCCCCACTATGGTGCCCCGCTCAGCAAAGGTAACGCAGGCTCTGGGCAGCGGGGAGAAGCCGTGTCAGGGAGGTCAGCTCTCACCACTCGGTTGTGGGGGGCTTTTCTATTGTAGGAGTCTTGAAAGGGCAGAGGCTGCGCTGCCCCTGGCATGGTGCCTGCTTTAACATCAAAACTGGAGACATCGAGGAATACCCTGCTCTGGACTGTCTTCCCTGCTTTAAGGTGACTTCTTGTCTCTTACTCCTCCCAGCTTGGGCCATGTCCTCCATATCACTCACATTCATTCACTCTCACAAGCCCTATGTCCCTGACACCAGCTGAAAACACCTTGCCCTGGCCACAGGTCCATGGTCCAGGTCACATGGGATGGTTTCTTGGCCTCATGTAACTCCCTGTCCTAAAGCTCCTTTCAACCAAAGGTAATCCCATACATCCTGGTATCCCTCACAGCCAACACAgctcttttggaaagaaaaaaggatttacACCATTTCCTGAGTGCTCTTGGGATGAGGAGAAAAGCTCATGAGCTTCTCAGCATGATTTGACATCCAAGATCCCTACAAGTCACTCTCGGTGTGTCAGAGACAGATGGCCCAGTGGACCAGAACCTCCCAGGAAAGCTCCTACCACAACCTCATGAATGCAGCACTTGAATGCACTCTCCTTTCACCCCTTTAGGTAACGGTGGAAGACGGAAAGGTGTTTGTTACTGCAAAAAAGAAGGTACTGACCTCACCTGCTGTCACTAAGCACAAGCAGCACCTTGAGCTAGGTATGATTTTggcatttctcattttcttctaggATCTTGAAAGCAGCTTGAGGGTGAAGGATGCAAGCAAGCGATGCCTTCTCAACCGGGACACGATGCTGCTCCTGGGGGGAGGTCAGTAAAGTGGTCTGTACTGTACCCTCCCCACATATGCTGTGAGCTGCCACTCTTCTCCGGGGAGGACTTGCTGCCTTCCTCCTACTCCTCAGTGATGTGTAAGAGGGCTAAGATGAGCATCTCTTGTAGGTGTGGCTGCCCTGGCATGTGCAGAGACACTTCGCCAAGAGGGCTTTACTGGCAGGATCATCATGGCCACCAAAGAGAAACATGTTCCATATGACAAGTCCAAACTGAGCAAGGTTCGTATGTGAGAAGGGCGGGACTGTGCCTGGGTACCACGTGTGAATTAGGGGCATGGCCCACACTCAGGACCAGACTGAGCAATTAAGTGAGCCCTTCTGGCAAAGCAGAAGGAGGGCTGAGGCACCCAGAGGAAAAAGGAGTATAATTTCCAGCTgacatctctcttcttcctcctagAAAGTCTTTGTTCAGAGTCCACTATAAGCTAATGGTTTTATCCCCTTTCACGGAGTTCTTCCCACTAGAGTTTGAATTGATGGGTTTTTCTAAGGGGGGGACAAGAAGATGATAGGGatggggcagtgtggggagcTGTGATTTACTAATGCAAAATTTACCTCCTGCAAACTCACTTCCCAGTAAACACTGCGAGAGTATTGCTGTCTGTAAGAAGtgctttatttcatatttctgttttgttttcaggaaatgGACTTGAAAGCTGAGGACATCTACCTGAGGAAACCTGAATTCCTCGATGCTCGTGACATAGAGGTCTGGACAGAGAAAGAGGTACAAGAGCAGCTGAGCTCAGTCCTCGTTGGGTAGTCCTGTTCCTGCCATGGGGAGGGGATGCCCACACCTGCAGGCAAAGCGCTGCAGTTATAGAAATTAGGGCTCTGCCTAAGTACATGCATTATATTCTGGGACAGCATTCCAAGGCCAGTGCTAGGGATGGTGTGCATGCCTTGGGTGTAACACTGATCTGTGCTACCCAAGGACAGATGTGCCTCTCACATGTGAAGAGGGTGACCCCTGAAACTAGTCCTCTGCACGCCCCGTAGAGGAACCTAGACTTGGTGCCATCATACTTAGCGCTCCTAAAGCCTAAGACCTGTAGGAAGTGAGAGAGAGGACCCCAGCATTCCTCATCTCACCTGAGTGTCCAGAAATAGGGTGTTGCAGTCACAGGCAAGCGGAATGGATTGATGTGGCAGGACACCAGTGGACCAGAGGTACCCATATGATCtttgcctcctttctcctccaggcAGTGTCGGTGGATTTCCAGAAGCAGAAGGTCCGCTTTATGGACGGGTCCTCTCAGAAGTACAATCAGCTGCTCATTGCGACAGGCAGCCAGTGAGTGCACAAAGCAGTTGACACATACAAAGTTTTAGGCAGGACAAGATGGGTCAACACTGGGATGTGGAAGTCTCCTAGAGGCGTGTGAGGGAGGTGGTAGGAGATGAGATAAAGGGAGGGGATGGGATGACATAGCCAAGAGATTGCATGGGTTTGTGCTCCCCCCTCATTCCTTCTGTTTCATTTCTGATCATGAGATGTATCTCAATTCTCTCTTTCAGCTCCAGCCTCCTCAAAGTCCCAGGCGCAGACCTGCAGAATGTGTGCATTCTCCAAACCCCAGAATACTCCAGCAAGATCTTAGAGCTGGCAACTGGGAAGAACCTGGTGATCGTAGGAGCTTCATTCGTAGGTACCAAGCGGGAGTGGGTATTAAGTCACCAGTGACAGCCTGGAAGCCCACTTCTGTTGTGTGTGCAGATTAACCTGAGGCCCTCAGGGAAGGGATGTTCATTCACTACCTGGCTGGGTTCCCCCAGCAGCCCTATAGCTGGTGGGGGTGTGCATTACACAGCTCGCACTCACTCTTTCCCCTGATAGCCAGAAACTTTGAGAGCTATAAACAGTTCCTGGACACGGACAGAGAGAAATGTGCCTTATTAAAAGGTCACTGTCCTTCAGAGGAGCTGGATTTCACAGAAGCATTGGGAAAGTGAGGGGGTAAGGCACAGAAAGGGAGCTATTTTGTACACAACCAGGAGCTGCTCTTtgtatttcctaatatccaggtCTGTGGTGCATCAGAACAAAGAATGGGGGAAGCTAAACACCTCAGCCCAGAAACACATAGAAGAGCAGTTAAGCATGGCAATACATCAGATCTGTTCTCCCCATCTGGAAGTGGAAAAGATTTCCAAGGAGGAGGGTGCAGGTCCATGCTTGCAGCAGGCTTACCTTGGGCATGCCTTTCCCTTGCAGGAATGGAGGTAGCTGCCTTCCTCTCAGACAAGGCTGGTGCCATCTCAGTGGTCGAAAAAAAGGAATTCCCTTTCCAGAATGCGCTGGGTCCTCAGGTTGGAGGTGTCGCCATGAAGGTCAGAAAAACCCGCTGCTCATTTCTAGGACAGAGGACAGACACATGCTATCCAAGCAGCCCCGTGATCTGCGACAGCCCAGGAAATCCAGCCCCTGCGCTGAGTCATAACCCCGCGAGCCCAGCCACCTTTCTCACATACAGCTCCCTGAAGGAGCTCTGCACACATGGCTGGTCCCAACCTCCCTCACACACACGTCACGGTCCCCAGCTCAGCTTCATCCCCAGGCCCTGCTTCATCCTAGACCCACCTCACGCACCAGATTTGACCAGGACAGCAGAGCAAAGCCAGTCTTCCAGGCACCCTGCACCAGCCAGGGACACAAATGAAACCTCTCTGCAGCCTGGAACAGCAGCTGAGCTCCCTGCCTGGGTTTTGGCTGGCTACAGCTGTTTTTACAGCAGTACAGCCTGGAATTTCCTAGTGAATACTCAAACcagcttcctcttccttttcagatgCTGCAAAATAAAGGGGTGAAGTTTTACATGAAAACAGAACTCTGTGAGCTGAAAGGAAAGGATGGAAAGGTCAGTCATGCCATTATGATCCCTGAACTGCTAATTTTAGGGGGGAAAACCCCAAACTGAAGTATAACCCAGTGCCTACATCGAGGCTTTCCTCTCCCATGTCTAGACCCTCACGTTTCTTTTCATTGAGCACAACTCCAGGCTCAAAGGGCACCAGTATGTGTTTGTATCTGAGGGACAACAGTGTAATTTTCTCTTACGTTGCTGGCAACACACATCAGTTGGACAAGGTGATCTGaacctggggaagaaaaaagacagcaaagaatgaggcagcagggaggctgcaggaaTTAGGACAGAGTTTTTAACCCTTTGTTAACGATTCTTGCTTCCTTCCTAGGTCGCAGAGGCTGTTCTTGACAGTGGAGAGAAGCTACCTGCAGATGTGGTAGTGGTGGGAATAGGTAAGAGATCCCAGTTGGGAGAGGGAGGCAGCGTTGGGAGTGGGGAGAACAGCCAGCAAGCCCAGATCATCACTGTTCCTTCCCAGAACACCATTCCCTGCAGTCTCTTTCCCACTCTGTTATCATCCAGCCCTTCCTCTTGGCCCCAAAGACCTGGAGAAATTCAGCAGCCCATGAGCGAATGCTTGGCAGGAGGAAAGGAGCTACTTATGCTCTCAGTATGACTTTGGCACGCTTGCTGAGCTCCGTAGGTCACTGCTGCGTTATCAGAGCATGCCTTGTTCTGGGCCCTGGTTTTATTGCCCCTGGATTAGCTCAGCACCAGCCCAAGCACCAGTCACTGCTGCGGGCTGCTCTGCTCCAAGCAGGCTGAACAGGCACCACGGGCACGTGCTTGCTGTAGGGCTGAGGCCAAGTTTCCTCCCTGCCTTTGCAGAGCTTTGCTGCATTTGTCcttgctcctctccctgcagggGTGTTCCCCaactcagcatttctgaagggCACCTCCATCGCCAGAGATGACAGCGGTGCCATCCTCGTTGATCTGGTAAGTGCCAGCTGAGTAACCCCGGTCCACACCCAATCCCTTCCCTCTCATCATTCCACTAATTGGTTTTTGTCCCATCAGCGCATGCAAACCAACATCCCAAATGTCTTTGCTGCGGGGGATGTGGTCTCCTTTCCTGTAGCGCTGCTCAACGGGGCCCGGACCAGCATCCATCACCAACAGGTGGCTGAGGCCCACGGTGAGACAGTGCAGCCACCTCGTTTTCCAGCTCCCCTTGGAACTGGGCACGGAGGGAAtggggcagaggggacagtggGATAGCAAGAGGCAGGGGGGAACTTCTTTGAAGAcctgtaagaaaaatatttcctctgctgGCTTATCACAGGTCACATTGCTGCCTTAAACatgctgaagaaggaaaaggagttgCACACTGTTCCCTTCTTCTGGACCATGATGTTTGGAAAAAGCATTCGCTACACAGGTAGGAGGGGGCAGAGAAGTGGGAACAGCCGAACTGCTTCCTACCCATCTGCTCATCCACCAGATGGGTCTGGGCCTTGTAAACACGCAGCGGTCGCAGAGTTTACGTGAAGCAGCTCAACTTTTGGACTGTCTGCCATGGCGAGTTTGTGAACCCTGTTTCTGAGCTCTGGGCTTGAAGGTTACCCAGAGCTCTTGTTCTTTGCTGATCTCCAGTGGCTTAGCGGTCACGAAGGAGGAAGAACTTTCCTCTCCAAGCCAAGGAGAGGCTTAGGGTCATGACGCAGTCTTGCACCTCTGGGTCAGTTCTGCTTGTCCAGGGCCTTCATGCCTGCTCCTCAGCCAGtcgctgtcccctctgcccctgctGCGATGGTGCTGTGGTGGGATGGGTGGCAGCCACTCTACCCGGGCTCCCTGAGCAGGCTGCAATGCTCTCTCTCGCAGGCTGCGGGAAGGGCTACACGGACACTGTTGTGAAGGGCAGTCTGGAGGAACAGAAATTCCTGGTCTTTTACATCAGGTGAGTGAATTTGTGGCCAGTCTGTGCCCTGACACGGCAGCACCCTGGGAACAGGGCCCAGTCCTCTCCCTTGCGGCCTGCAGAACTCCCGCAGAGGCTCCACATCACCTCCCACGGCTGCGcaccacaggcagctgctggccgTTGAACCAGCAGTGAGATGGTTTCagagaaaaccaaagcagaggagggaaggagaagaggatgAGCTTTGATGAAGACACCAGCTGGGCAGGGAGCCGGGGACacatctcctctccctctgccccactgctcccaggctcggtgcccagctcccagcagcgCCAGGCAATCTGCCACAAGTCCCCGTGCAGCCTGCGGTGCCAGCCACCCTGCCCTGAGCCCTCCAAAATACAGCTGGCCTCCAGCCAGGGTGCCACAGGGATGCTGCCGTGCTGAGTTATGTACACTGAAGAGAGCCACATTCTTCCGCTTTCCCTTTCAGGGACGGCTTCGTGACTGCAGCTGCCAGCCTGAACTGTGACCCCATGGTGTCTCTGATCGCAGAAGTTTTATACTCAGGGAAACAAATCTCTAAAGAAGAGGCAGGGTAAGTGACACCCTGACCGAGCTGGTGGGTGGCTCTGTGCTGTGTCCCCATGGCAGCAGAGTCCACTGAGACACACAAAGTCACGATGAGTTACTGCAAATCCCCAACGTACCTCTTGTTTGCAGGGCCTGCGACATCTGCAACACACCCTCGCTGGCAGAAACGAAGCTCGGTACATGTCCTGCTGCGAGGGGCACGGAGTCAACTAAGAATTAACAGCTCCTCATCCTCCCATCCCggcacaaaagaaataaaatcatgaGCAAAGCCGAATCCAGCACCTGCATTTTGCCTTTGCAGACAGCCCTTGGCTGCTCGCTTGTGTGCTGGGACAAAGCGAAGCAGCGCTTTCCCCTCTCTTCCAAACTGGGAATCTGTTGGGCAAGAGGTGGATGTCCACGTCCTGGAGCTCGGCTGAGGGTCTGAGCAGGCAGAAGCAGCCACACATTCACAGATCCACCAACCCCTCCTGCTCTTCTTGCTGGCTGTTGGCAGGGAGGTTTCATTCAGCACGCCGGTCACGCTGACCTTCTACTTTGCAAAAGCACATTTTCCCAGCGAGGGTAGCTGTGACCAAGGCAAGTTGCTCTCCCAGCTGGGAACTAGATGGTCTGTGTGCAGGAACTCGCACCAAATACCCTATCCCTAAGGACAGAGGGCTGCCATCCGACCTCTGAGCGAGCAGCACCTGCCAGCATCACCACAGCCATCCGAATATTGCACACCCCAGTCGGTGTCTCCTCTCCTGCCATGTCCCTGCAGGCTGGATGCTTTGAGAAGGCGGCCAGATGCTGCAGGAAACACAGCCTCGATGCTTGAGGAAAGAGGTACTAGATTTCTGCAGGGCAACAGCAAGCAAGGCTGTGCTTTCTACAGGAAACACTGCACTTACTCACCGGTCACATGGGGCTTTGCAGGAGGAAGGGTAAACCTCGAGAGCTGGGCAAGTTCCCGCAGGGACACGCACTTTGTCAGCCTAAAACAGCTCTGGTTTTACATTAAACGCAGGCTAGCCAGAGCCCGAGCCTGTTCGCTCAGCAGGCAAGACACTGCAACGCTGGTTTGGTGTTAAACGCACAAACTTGCACTCTGCCACCTTCTCACTTATCAATTTGACCTgaaatatgactttttaaaatttattttacatttcctgGCCCTAGGGGCTTGGTGCTGCTCCTCAGGACAACTCTCTGCTCTGAAACAGCCACATCTTACCAGGAAAAGAGCCGGTTTTCAGCAGAGGAGGTCAGTCCTTTGTGACGACAGGAGGAAGCAGCAAATCTCAGCGTTACCTGTACGCCGAGGCACACAAGGGCAGAGATGCTGGTGGTCGGAGCACACAGCTCCC from Strix uralensis isolate ZFMK-TIS-50842 chromosome 20, bStrUra1, whole genome shotgun sequence includes:
- the LOC141952520 gene encoding apoptosis-inducing factor 3-like, which gives rise to MDYDDTVTAEVCKEDDIGDGELCEVMVAGYPVLLVRNRKEFSALGSRCPHYGAPLSKGVLKGQRLRCPWHGACFNIKTGDIEEYPALDCLPCFKVTVEDGKVFVTAKKKDLESSLRVKDASKRCLLNRDTMLLLGGGVAALACAETLRQEGFTGRIIMATKEKHVPYDKSKLSKEMDLKAEDIYLRKPEFLDARDIEVWTEKEAVSVDFQKQKVRFMDGSSQKYNQLLIATGSHSSLLKVPGADLQNVCILQTPEYSSKILELATGKNLVIVGASFVGMEVAAFLSDKAGAISVVEKKEFPFQNALGPQVGGVAMKMLQNKGVKFYMKTELCELKGKDGKVAEAVLDSGEKLPADVVVVGIGVFPNSAFLKGTSIARDDSGAILVDLRMQTNIPNVFAAGDVVSFPVALLNGARTSIHHQQVAEAHGHIAALNMLKKEKELHTVPFFWTMMFGKSIRYTGCGKGYTDTVVKGSLEEQKFLVFYIRDGFVTAAASLNCDPMVSLIAEVLYSGKQISKEEAGACDICNTPSLAETKLGTCPAARGTESTKN